A section of the Parabacteroides sp. FAFU027 genome encodes:
- a CDS encoding efflux RND transporter periplasmic adaptor subunit — protein sequence MKKIITGVIILALILAAGFKMKANHDKINSTKNLNSGISSVISVQTYTVQPMEISQALNLVGTLSPNSEVNIAAEAQGKITTLNVEPGQVKSQGAVIASIDSKLKQLAVRSAKVALAKQKRDLSRYENLLRGGSATQQQVDDARTALENAVITLEQAQKQLTDATVKAPISGVITKKLVDKGAFINVGTAIASIVDISKLKLKLSVSESNVYKIKLGEKATITTDIYPGENFEGRVTFVSAKGDESHNYDVEIQVVNSKKSPLKAGTFANALIDQPAVGKKLYIPREALQGSTRDAKVYVDENGKAHLRNIVVREADNKYLEVQSGLNEGDVVVTSGQINLEDGKAIKVAN from the coding sequence ATGAAGAAGATAATAACCGGCGTAATTATTCTGGCGCTCATCCTGGCTGCCGGATTCAAAATGAAGGCAAATCACGATAAGATAAATTCAACGAAAAACCTGAATAGCGGTATTTCGAGCGTTATCAGTGTGCAGACCTACACCGTGCAACCGATGGAAATCAGCCAGGCGCTCAATCTGGTGGGAACGCTTTCACCTAACTCAGAAGTGAATATCGCTGCTGAAGCTCAGGGTAAAATCACAACGTTGAATGTTGAGCCTGGTCAGGTAAAAAGCCAGGGAGCGGTCATCGCGTCTATCGACAGTAAGCTCAAACAACTGGCAGTTCGTTCTGCAAAGGTGGCATTGGCGAAGCAAAAACGTGACCTTTCCCGCTACGAAAACCTTTTGAGAGGCGGTAGTGCTACCCAACAACAGGTGGACGATGCCCGCACTGCTTTGGAAAATGCAGTTATCACCCTCGAGCAAGCTCAGAAGCAATTGACCGATGCTACCGTAAAAGCGCCTATCAGCGGTGTGATTACAAAGAAATTGGTGGATAAAGGTGCATTTATTAATGTGGGAACCGCCATCGCTTCTATTGTGGATATTTCCAAACTGAAGTTGAAACTGAGTGTTTCGGAGAGCAATGTGTATAAGATTAAGTTAGGTGAAAAAGCGACCATCACTACCGATATTTATCCGGGTGAGAATTTTGAGGGTAGAGTGACCTTCGTGAGTGCAAAAGGTGATGAAAGCCACAATTACGATGTGGAGATTCAGGTAGTGAATAGCAAAAAGAGTCCATTGAAAGCCGGAACATTTGCCAATGCATTAATCGACCAACCGGCTGTAGGCAAGAAACTCTACATTCCGCGTGAAGCTCTTCAGGGAAGCACCCGTGATGCAAAAGTTTATGTGGATGAAAACGGCAAAGCGCATTTGCGTAATATCGTTGTGCGGGAAGCGGATAACAAATATCTTGAAGTTCAGTCAGGTCTTAACGAAGGTGACGTAGTGGTTACTTCCGGCCAGATTAATCTCGAAGACGGCAAAGCCATCAAAGTAGCAAACTAA
- a CDS encoding TolC family protein has protein sequence MRKRKMVWLLCLSASPWLTFGQSFSLKECIDYARNNNGNQKIAGYETAVAQKKVGEQIGTMLPQIDGSASYTDNLKLSTTLLPGELMGKPGEKIAVQMGIKHNLTAGVQLNQKIFDPTVVVALKAAKVNEQYSNQSQQKTTEQTTYNVSSTYYQTLVIAKRSGVLRATLTASEKLLASTELKYKNGMAKKIDVDKIRVSCNNTRSQLEQSELSYQQSLNMLKYQMGMPVDSPISLSDTTALDIDIDREYLASKSDLNVENRVDYQLQKTNIKVQELDKQRNVVGYLPTLSFNAAYNYNAMRKEFNFFDGNQPWFNSYNIGFTFKVPIFDGLQRKSRIAQSRLNITKAQENLRLTEQSIKVNVSNYEIQYKNAIDNIRNEKENLDLAQNVYSNTQLQYNEGISTALELVQAESSLRESQNNYFNKLFSLFIARLDLEQSKGTLMNYINNIK, from the coding sequence ATGAGGAAAAGAAAGATGGTTTGGTTATTGTGCCTGAGTGCTAGCCCCTGGCTGACATTCGGGCAAAGTTTTTCGTTGAAGGAGTGCATTGATTATGCGCGCAATAACAACGGAAATCAGAAAATTGCTGGCTATGAAACAGCTGTTGCGCAGAAAAAAGTAGGTGAGCAGATTGGGACGATGTTGCCGCAGATTGATGGTTCGGCATCATACACTGACAACCTGAAGCTTTCAACCACCCTTTTACCGGGTGAATTAATGGGAAAACCGGGTGAAAAAATCGCTGTTCAGATGGGAATCAAACACAACCTGACAGCCGGAGTGCAGTTGAATCAGAAGATTTTTGACCCGACTGTGGTTGTAGCACTCAAAGCCGCGAAGGTGAATGAACAATATTCCAATCAAAGCCAGCAGAAGACTACCGAGCAGACGACTTACAATGTAAGTTCAACTTATTATCAGACTTTGGTTATTGCAAAAAGAAGCGGAGTCCTGCGTGCAACGCTGACTGCTTCTGAGAAATTGCTGGCTTCCACCGAGTTGAAGTACAAAAACGGGATGGCCAAAAAGATTGATGTGGATAAAATCCGCGTCAGCTGCAACAATACCCGTTCGCAACTGGAGCAGAGCGAATTGAGTTACCAACAGTCATTGAATATGCTGAAATATCAGATGGGTATGCCGGTGGATTCTCCTATTTCACTGTCTGATACCACGGCTTTAGATATTGATATCGACCGCGAATATCTGGCTTCAAAAAGTGACCTGAATGTAGAGAACCGTGTAGATTACCAATTGCAAAAGACAAATATAAAAGTTCAGGAGTTGGATAAACAACGCAATGTGGTGGGTTATTTGCCTACATTGAGTTTCAATGCGGCATATAACTATAATGCTATGCGCAAAGAGTTTAACTTCTTCGATGGCAATCAGCCCTGGTTCAATAGTTACAACATCGGATTTACTTTCAAAGTGCCAATTTTTGATGGATTACAAAGAAAGTCGCGTATTGCCCAGTCCCGCTTAAATATCACCAAAGCGCAGGAAAATCTTCGCCTGACCGAGCAATCCATCAAGGTGAATGTCTCCAACTACGAGATTCAGTATAAAAATGCGATTGACAACATCCGCAACGAGAAGGAAAATTTGGATTTGGCACAAAACGTTTACTCCAACACCCAGTTGCAATACAACGAAGGAATCAGCACGGCGCTCGAACTGGTTCAAGCCGAAAGTTCGCTGCGTGAATCGCAAAACAACTATTTCAACAAACTTTTCTCACTCTTTATCGCCCGTCTTGATTTGGAACAATCAAAGGGTACTTTAATGAATTACATCAACAACATAAAATAA
- a CDS encoding TetR/AcrR family transcriptional regulator encodes MGHIERKQRDKEANRQKILDAARKIAASEGWAAVTIRKIATEIEYTPPIVYEHFENKEDLLHEIIKSGFRELHHKFTEERQTETDPKALIMKLSLNHWDFAFQNQELYQLMFSLERPVHDEEMLARFFEIKELFVQLTGKTEDDVLEIIFNWMCLKNGTISSFMKMKMPPPSSIVKTYREPREVYIGFIERFLNSIAKY; translated from the coding sequence ATGGGGCATATAGAACGCAAGCAACGCGATAAAGAAGCTAACCGGCAAAAGATTCTGGATGCAGCCCGGAAGATTGCAGCCTCGGAAGGCTGGGCTGCGGTGACTATCCGCAAAATTGCGACCGAGATAGAATATACACCGCCGATTGTGTATGAGCATTTCGAAAATAAAGAAGATTTATTGCATGAAATCATCAAGAGTGGTTTCAGGGAATTGCATCATAAGTTTACAGAGGAACGTCAGACAGAAACAGACCCCAAGGCATTGATAATGAAATTGTCACTGAATCACTGGGATTTTGCCTTTCAGAACCAGGAACTTTACCAGTTGATGTTTAGCCTTGAACGGCCTGTGCATGATGAGGAGATGCTGGCTCGTTTTTTTGAGATTAAAGAGTTGTTTGTGCAGTTAACCGGCAAAACAGAGGATGATGTACTGGAGATAATATTCAACTGGATGTGTCTGAAAAACGGTACAATCTCTTCATTTATGAAAATGAAAATGCCTCCGCCGTCATCTATTGTGAAGACTTATCGTGAACCCCGTGAGGTATATATTGGCTTCATCGAACGGTTTCTCAATAGCATTGCGAAATATTAG
- a CDS encoding PKD domain-containing protein produces the protein MRLYSIILLILLVTVPDCIASTLSATKQSVALSANQLTTIDFTYSPNNPCSGTDVTFTPSVSGNGYTFSWDFGDGNTSTAVSPTHKFESFGTTSKTFKVKLSVSDKDTSLSVFKDVTVTQSPDPTLNGTGSGEFFNGTPAFKVCSNTISTFFFTNASTTKANNTRYTINWGDGSADFIQTDWTSTTHTYQIGLWYLKYTVEGSNSCPITKTYIVFVGSNPAVSLGNPGNTDICSNNVVEFPITGTQNNPPGTTYTVTFNDGSTEQVFNHPPPASVKHTFVKSSCGTTSSNGTIAFPNSFSANIVASNPCGTSAVGVVPIYVSTTPIADFILPKTSTCTNTPICILDTTQGGTIATATKCLSPNIVWSITPSTGVTLASGTLGSDMGLSDPSLWTSGSEQICPQFSIPGTYTIALKTGNRCGVISQKEKTICVEAPLVPQFTVNNESGCAPLDVTIANTTDVSKSCVPPTYSWAISYTAANCGTSSAFNYTSGTSTSASPSIRFTNPGKYTLTLTTTSTCGTLSFSKIITVKKPPTVFINTIPTACGTASITPTAVINSCTPDAGTLTYAWSFPGGTPATSSSQNPGTVTYSGPGTYTVSLTVTNECNVAVSDSKNFSVKEVPTVTNTSLAQTICSGFPTVAIPLTASLSGTTFTWTATGTAGTSGYTAGSGNTIPAQTLYTTGTTPGIVTFAITPSNGCTGPVTNYVVTVNPAPRIKDQPQSSYVCLGGKATDLSVTYENGTGTPSYQWYSNILNDNLTGIIIPGATFSAYTPSVDNAGTTYYYCKISLPSSECSDLVSNTAFVTVDSIPVIKTQLLTNQQVCVGGTIKSPLTLSVKGGAGTVIYQWYQNTTNTNSGGTPISGANLSTFTPPVFTSTGKYYYYVEVSYSGNNCGKVASNTAEIEVVADPVVTRQPLATQELCQNTSSEALSVSVSGGLGSFAYQWFRNSANNTTSGTPITGANDSIYVPSTSTIGTTYYYCIITQPNGPGCNAITSASMVKVNAAPTITKQPASSTVCLGNAATTLSVTYTNGVGTPSYQWYSNSTNSNLTGTPINGATGSTYTPRTDSVSTNYYYCIIKLSSGGCDIMVSNTASVTVNAYPVISDTTIEVASEVPFNYTPVNSGVNIVPTGTTYTWSAPVIAPAGTLTGGSAQSTPQTTISQTLKNITTAPASATYTITPSANGCTGQPFKLTVNVTPLINPKAVVTNCTCYGVNNGSIQTSIEGGMPFTTGEPYHITWSGPNGFTSTTATITNLTPGIYTLKIEDASSRPFTTTYTVTQPAEVVIQTDSQKDVSCNGANNGSVSITVSGGTPPYVYSWTKDGANFSTSEDISGLARGTYVVSITDKNNCSPKTASYSITEPTGLSVVLISQTELKCNGDSTGVILIQASGGTPIEKTPGVFDYNYTWTGPNGFTSTKANQTGLFAGNYHVTVTDKNGCMQNLSVTINQPPAMDIKVTTTPITCYGDNNASIKLDVTGGIPPYSAQWSDFSQGLYEDNLSAGNYIITVTDANNCHKTIHVNIPEATLFKVSPVVKNVSCHGAHNGSISLNFVGGKAPVKLVWDDNPTAGTTRNNLGPGAYTVTITDAQPCNIYRTFVIQEPDELVLTAGITDALDCNNISSGAIDLTVNGGTPPFTYSWSNGKTTQDLANLIAGTYIVIVTDSSGCTKTAQYTVKRPAPLTVTVAEKRDYNCSTGVLSQINTAQATGGVPPYQFTWSGGTTSGANGEIMETTQNGIVLLHVKDAIGCTIDYSFYVTIPFAGISYQLLDCNAHTFQFDAVSPFDQSGGDSYNWDFGDGGSSTSKSPSHSFAKAGSYRVRVTVKDILCNAVYEQIIVAEESPTLKLDREPVFCQGDTITVHVSGADSYRWANGSTADSMMIYEAGSYSVTGISKAGCSGSLNFTAKYLGLFNYTIQSDKEEVTPENPTIQVWTEDIPGSLYFWDFDDSTQVQGNHLEHTFNITHDGFYTIKLKVINPNGCTEWATKRIWVTGPQLPNTFTPNGDGDNDIFMKNWHIQIFNRNGLLLYEGTEGWDGTYKGKHVSNDTYFYVLQYLTKTGLKYKTGYVTVVR, from the coding sequence ATGAGACTTTATAGCATTATCTTACTTATATTACTGGTTACAGTCCCTGATTGTATTGCCTCGACTCTGTCTGCCACAAAACAATCTGTAGCATTAAGCGCCAACCAGCTCACAACAATTGATTTTACCTATTCGCCAAACAATCCATGCTCAGGTACCGATGTCACATTTACCCCTTCAGTAAGTGGAAACGGCTACACATTTAGTTGGGATTTCGGGGATGGAAACACCTCTACAGCTGTAAGCCCAACCCATAAATTTGAATCTTTCGGTACCACCTCTAAAACATTCAAAGTCAAACTTTCGGTTTCCGATAAGGACACATCATTGTCTGTATTTAAAGATGTAACCGTAACTCAATCCCCTGATCCGACTTTGAACGGTACAGGTTCCGGTGAGTTTTTTAATGGAACTCCCGCTTTCAAAGTTTGCAGTAACACGATTTCAACGTTCTTTTTCACAAATGCCTCAACCACAAAAGCCAACAATACCCGATATACAATCAACTGGGGTGATGGTTCTGCTGATTTTATCCAGACAGACTGGACATCAACCACACATACTTACCAGATTGGATTATGGTATCTGAAATATACCGTAGAGGGTTCAAACAGTTGCCCTATCACAAAGACATACATCGTATTTGTCGGTTCAAACCCGGCTGTATCGTTGGGAAACCCCGGTAATACAGATATTTGCAGCAATAATGTGGTAGAATTTCCCATTACCGGTACGCAAAACAACCCTCCCGGTACAACCTATACCGTTACCTTCAATGATGGCTCAACCGAACAGGTCTTTAATCATCCACCACCTGCTTCTGTAAAACATACATTTGTAAAATCCTCTTGCGGAACAACCAGTTCAAACGGAACGATCGCTTTCCCAAATTCATTTTCAGCCAATATTGTAGCCAGCAATCCATGCGGCACTTCTGCAGTCGGAGTGGTTCCCATTTATGTATCCACGACCCCAATAGCCGATTTTATATTGCCCAAAACCTCCACCTGTACAAATACTCCGATTTGTATATTAGACACAACCCAGGGAGGGACTATAGCTACAGCCACAAAATGCCTGAGCCCGAATATTGTCTGGTCCATAACTCCATCAACCGGAGTTACTTTGGCGTCCGGCACATTAGGTAGTGATATGGGACTGTCAGATCCTTCCTTATGGACATCTGGATCCGAACAAATATGCCCCCAGTTTTCCATTCCGGGCACCTATACCATAGCGCTGAAAACCGGAAATCGTTGTGGAGTCATCAGCCAGAAAGAAAAAACCATTTGTGTGGAAGCCCCCCTGGTTCCACAATTTACTGTGAACAACGAAAGCGGATGTGCACCACTGGATGTGACAATAGCCAATACAACCGATGTCTCTAAAAGCTGTGTACCTCCGACCTATTCATGGGCAATCAGCTACACTGCCGCAAACTGCGGAACATCGTCGGCATTTAACTACACGAGCGGAACTTCCACTTCTGCATCCCCTTCAATACGTTTTACTAATCCGGGGAAATATACACTGACGTTAACCACTACCAGCACCTGTGGTACCCTGTCATTCAGCAAAATCATAACGGTCAAGAAACCGCCTACCGTTTTCATTAACACCATTCCTACAGCATGTGGTACTGCTTCAATCACTCCAACCGCAGTGATCAACAGTTGTACTCCCGATGCAGGGACATTGACCTATGCATGGAGTTTCCCCGGCGGTACACCGGCGACCTCATCAAGCCAAAATCCGGGAACGGTTACATACAGTGGACCGGGGACTTACACCGTTTCCCTTACGGTAACAAATGAATGTAATGTGGCTGTTTCCGATTCAAAAAACTTCTCTGTCAAAGAAGTTCCAACCGTTACCAATACCTCTTTGGCACAAACGATCTGTTCCGGATTTCCAACAGTCGCTATTCCATTAACTGCAAGCCTCTCCGGAACAACATTTACCTGGACAGCAACGGGAACAGCCGGTACCAGCGGATACACGGCCGGCTCTGGAAATACAATCCCTGCACAAACTCTTTATACGACCGGTACTACCCCCGGTATAGTCACTTTTGCTATTACGCCATCCAACGGATGTACCGGTCCGGTGACCAACTATGTGGTTACTGTAAATCCGGCGCCGAGAATCAAAGACCAGCCTCAATCCAGCTATGTCTGTCTGGGTGGAAAAGCCACCGACTTATCCGTTACGTATGAAAACGGGACAGGTACACCTTCATATCAATGGTATAGCAATATCCTCAACGATAACCTAACCGGAATAATCATACCCGGTGCGACCTTCTCTGCATATACCCCATCGGTAGATAACGCAGGTACAACCTATTATTATTGCAAAATATCACTTCCATCCAGCGAATGCTCTGATTTGGTCTCCAATACGGCATTCGTTACCGTTGATTCCATTCCCGTCATTAAGACACAACTCCTCACCAACCAACAGGTCTGCGTGGGTGGAACCATAAAATCGCCACTAACACTTTCTGTAAAAGGAGGTGCCGGTACAGTTATATACCAATGGTATCAGAATACCACGAACACAAACAGCGGCGGCACACCAATCAGTGGAGCAAACCTGTCAACATTTACCCCTCCTGTATTTACCTCAACGGGGAAATATTACTATTACGTCGAAGTTTCCTATTCCGGAAACAATTGCGGAAAAGTCGCCAGTAACACAGCTGAAATCGAAGTGGTCGCTGACCCTGTAGTAACCAGACAACCTTTAGCCACTCAGGAACTATGCCAGAATACCAGTTCAGAAGCTCTGTCAGTCTCTGTAAGTGGAGGATTGGGGTCGTTTGCTTATCAATGGTTTAGAAATAGTGCCAATAATACCACTTCCGGCACCCCCATCACCGGAGCCAATGATTCTATTTATGTTCCATCAACCTCAACCATTGGCACCACCTATTATTATTGTATCATAACCCAACCTAACGGTCCCGGATGTAATGCAATTACTTCAGCCTCGATGGTAAAAGTAAATGCAGCTCCCACCATTACGAAACAACCGGCATCTAGCACAGTCTGTCTGGGAAATGCAGCCACAACGCTATCTGTAACTTATACCAATGGGGTAGGCACACCTTCTTATCAATGGTATAGTAATTCAACAAACAGTAATTTAACGGGAACTCCCATTAACGGGGCAACCGGCTCAACATATACCCCACGGACAGATTCCGTCAGTACGAATTACTACTACTGCATAATTAAACTGAGTTCCGGTGGATGTGATATCATGGTTTCCAATACCGCATCGGTTACGGTCAACGCGTATCCCGTGATTTCCGATACCACCATCGAAGTGGCTAGTGAAGTGCCGTTCAATTATACTCCCGTAAATAGTGGCGTTAATATTGTGCCGACAGGAACAACCTACACCTGGAGCGCCCCGGTTATTGCTCCGGCAGGTACCTTAACAGGAGGAAGCGCCCAAAGTACTCCCCAGACCACCATTTCCCAAACATTAAAAAACATAACCACGGCTCCGGCCTCTGCCACCTATACCATCACTCCATCAGCAAACGGTTGTACGGGACAGCCATTTAAGTTGACGGTAAATGTTACTCCGCTGATCAATCCCAAAGCAGTCGTAACTAATTGTACCTGTTACGGGGTAAACAACGGATCCATTCAAACCTCTATCGAGGGTGGAATGCCATTTACGACAGGGGAGCCATATCACATCACCTGGAGTGGTCCGAACGGCTTCACCTCTACTACCGCCACCATTACCAATCTGACGCCGGGCATATATACCCTGAAAATCGAAGACGCGAGCAGCCGTCCGTTTACAACTACCTATACGGTTACCCAACCGGCTGAAGTGGTTATCCAGACCGATTCGCAAAAAGACGTTTCCTGTAACGGGGCGAATAATGGCTCGGTATCCATTACGGTAAGCGGAGGAACACCTCCTTATGTTTACAGCTGGACAAAAGACGGAGCCAACTTTTCAACATCTGAAGATATCAGTGGACTGGCTCGGGGAACTTATGTTGTTTCAATCACCGATAAGAATAATTGCAGTCCGAAAACGGCTTCCTATTCCATCACCGAACCCACCGGACTATCCGTTGTTTTGATTAGTCAGACCGAACTCAAATGTAACGGTGATTCAACCGGGGTAATCCTGATTCAGGCATCGGGGGGAACTCCGATAGAAAAAACGCCCGGTGTGTTTGATTATAACTATACCTGGACGGGCCCAAACGGATTTACCAGCACCAAAGCCAATCAAACCGGTCTGTTTGCCGGAAATTACCACGTGACCGTAACCGATAAGAACGGTTGTATGCAGAACCTCTCTGTTACGATCAATCAGCCCCCGGCTATGGATATCAAAGTGACAACCACCCCTATCACCTGTTACGGGGACAATAACGCATCCATCAAACTTGATGTTACCGGTGGCATTCCACCATATAGCGCACAATGGAGCGATTTCAGCCAGGGGTTATATGAGGATAATCTCTCTGCCGGAAATTACATCATCACTGTGACCGATGCCAACAATTGCCACAAAACTATTCATGTAAACATCCCCGAAGCAACACTCTTCAAAGTCTCTCCGGTGGTGAAGAATGTTTCCTGCCACGGTGCACACAACGGCAGCATCAGCCTGAACTTTGTCGGAGGAAAAGCGCCTGTCAAACTGGTGTGGGATGATAATCCTACTGCCGGAACAACACGTAACAATCTGGGCCCGGGTGCTTATACCGTGACCATCACCGATGCCCAGCCCTGCAACATTTACCGGACATTTGTCATTCAGGAACCGGACGAACTGGTACTTACAGCCGGTATCACCGATGCGCTGGATTGTAACAACATCAGCAGCGGAGCCATTGACCTGACTGTTAATGGTGGCACCCCGCCATTCACCTACAGTTGGTCAAACGGAAAAACAACCCAAGACCTGGCAAATCTCATTGCCGGTACATACATCGTAATAGTCACTGACTCCAGCGGCTGTACCAAAACGGCACAATATACCGTCAAACGTCCGGCACCGCTCACAGTAACCGTGGCGGAAAAGCGGGACTACAACTGCTCTACCGGGGTATTAAGCCAAATCAATACCGCCCAGGCCACGGGAGGCGTTCCTCCTTATCAATTCACCTGGTCAGGCGGCACAACAAGCGGTGCAAACGGTGAAATCATGGAGACTACCCAAAACGGTATTGTCCTGCTTCATGTCAAAGATGCTATCGGTTGCACTATCGATTATTCATTCTATGTCACCATACCGTTTGCCGGAATCAGCTATCAGTTGCTGGATTGCAACGCGCATACCTTCCAGTTTGATGCCGTATCTCCTTTTGATCAAAGCGGTGGGGATAGTTACAATTGGGATTTCGGAGACGGAGGCAGCTCTACGTCGAAAAGTCCATCGCACTCATTTGCCAAAGCCGGTAGCTATCGGGTGCGAGTTACGGTGAAAGATATTCTTTGCAATGCAGTTTATGAGCAAATCATAGTAGCCGAAGAGTCGCCTACGCTTAAACTCGACCGCGAGCCCGTATTCTGTCAGGGAGATACCATCACGGTGCATGTCAGTGGCGCCGATTCGTACAGGTGGGCAAACGGTTCAACTGCCGATAGCATGATGATTTACGAAGCGGGAAGTTACAGTGTAACCGGCATTTCGAAAGCAGGATGTTCAGGCTCCCTCAACTTCACGGCCAAATATCTCGGTCTGTTCAACTATACCATCCAGTCCGATAAGGAAGAAGTTACTCCGGAAAATCCGACGATTCAGGTCTGGACAGAAGACATACCGGGGTCTCTCTATTTCTGGGATTTTGATGATAGTACACAGGTGCAGGGCAATCATCTGGAACACACCTTCAACATCACCCACGACGGATTCTACACCATTAAGCTGAAGGTAATCAATCCCAACGGTTGTACGGAGTGGGCGACCAAACGCATCTGGGTGACGGGGCCGCAACTGCCCAACACCTTTACCCCCAACGGTGACGGAGATAATGATATCTTCATGAAAAACTGGCATATTCAGATTTTCAACCGCAATGGACTGCTTTTATATGAAGGAACAGAAGGTTGGGACGGAACCTACAAAGGCAAACACGTATCCAACGACACCTATTTCTACGTGTTGCAATATTTGACTAAAACCGGATTGAAATACAAAACCGGTTATGTAACGGTCGTTCGATAA
- a CDS encoding PorP/SprF family type IX secretion system membrane protein, giving the protein MKRILYIFLLNIVTIGAAAQSNIRLNNYWENLYSINPAAIDNQYRVLVSLGDRKQWIGFPGAPNTMYASATTYIEKFNTQLGVRLFRDNIGYTSTTHVALSYAYAVKLDDIWTLNMGLAGNLHSLSYDVDKINTGTIPETKVYQILQNTNDYSSEVGAELVSTQWRFGASGQNLFSIFSQEKAKQYPYTTFLYGKYRTRNGTLLDTGAGISGIQAGNLYQMEVNATGFLKNYDQEDLMHFGIFYRTMREMGAIFGINLGSSLYLSYSCDFNISGISRNSAGTHELILVLKLNKIINCRCNQY; this is encoded by the coding sequence ATGAAACGAATTCTATACATATTCCTGCTGAATATCGTGACGATCGGGGCTGCTGCCCAGTCGAATATCCGGTTAAACAACTACTGGGAGAATCTTTACAGCATCAACCCTGCTGCCATTGACAACCAATACCGTGTACTGGTGAGCCTGGGAGACCGCAAGCAGTGGATTGGTTTCCCCGGAGCGCCCAATACGATGTATGCTTCGGCGACTACGTATATCGAGAAGTTTAACACCCAGCTCGGGGTGCGTTTGTTTCGGGACAATATCGGTTATACCTCGACGACCCACGTTGCACTCTCATACGCTTATGCCGTAAAGCTCGATGATATCTGGACACTCAACATGGGACTTGCCGGCAACCTGCACAGCCTTTCTTATGATGTAGATAAAATAAATACCGGAACCATTCCCGAAACGAAAGTCTATCAGATTCTGCAAAATACGAATGACTATAGTTCGGAGGTGGGAGCCGAACTGGTCAGTACCCAATGGCGATTCGGGGCATCGGGACAGAATCTATTCTCCATTTTCTCCCAAGAGAAGGCGAAGCAATATCCTTATACTACTTTTTTGTATGGAAAATACCGGACCCGTAACGGTACATTGCTTGATACGGGCGCAGGTATCAGTGGTATCCAGGCTGGCAATCTCTACCAGATGGAGGTGAATGCTACTGGATTTCTTAAGAACTATGACCAGGAAGACCTGATGCACTTCGGAATCTTTTACCGTACCATGCGTGAAATGGGCGCGATCTTCGGGATCAATCTGGGCAGCTCACTCTATCTCTCCTACAGCTGCGACTTCAACATCAGCGGCATCAGCCGCAATTCTGCTGGTACGCACGAACTGATCCTCGTACTAAAGCTGAATAAGATTATTAATTGCCGGTGTAATCAGTATTAG